The proteins below come from a single Gossypium raimondii isolate GPD5lz chromosome 2, ASM2569854v1, whole genome shotgun sequence genomic window:
- the LOC105788307 gene encoding uncharacterized protein LOC105788307, with amino-acid sequence MPRATQILRKSRKVVEDLNLLKVLQSEISHELSSNSFQDENIGSLGDFVLDWNSSRSQDVVLRRKSESGEEVAVSALLSQKTCDTEGIFPRKLLMKVCVKRPGLSSILQFDCGVSEKGVRRSDFKIRSAYFLQSTTVPGSSIYRGPLFSSLEPQLQDALKEYLVARGIREDLTNFLLLTLHKKEQGQYLDWLQKLESFVMKDERLFSAAAG; translated from the exons ATGCCGAGGGCAACTCAAATCTTACGCAAAAGCCGAAAGGTTGTGGAGGATCTCAACTTGCTTAAAGTCTTGCAATCTGAAATATCCCACGAGCTCTCTTCCAACTCTTTTCAG GATGAAAATATCGGTTCTCTAGGAGATTTTGTATTGGACTGGAATTCATCACGGTCACAGGATGTTGTTTTGCGGCGAAAAAGTGAGTCTGGTGAAGAGGTTGCTGTTTCAGCTCTGTTAAGTCAGAAGACATGTGATACTGAGGGTATATTTCCTAGGAAACTTTTAATGAAGGTTTGTGTAAAAAGGCCTGGGTTGAGTTCTATATTGCAGTTTGATTGTGGAGTATCTGAGAAAGGAGTTCGTAGGTCTGACTTCAAAATCCGTAGTGCTTATTTTCTTCAATCAACAACCGTTCCTGGTTCTTCCATTTACAGAGGTCCCTTATTCAG CTCTTTGGAACCTCAATTACAAGATGCACTTAAGGAATATCTTGTAGCCAGGGGGATTAGAGAAGACCTGACCAACTTCCTCCTCCTCACCTTACATAAGAAAGAACAAGGCCAATATTTGGATTGGTTACAGAAACTTGAATCATTTGTCATGAAAGATGAAAGATTATTTTCGGCAGCGGCAGGTTGA